tgtgcgtgcgtgcgtgtgtgtgtgtgtgtgtgtgtgtgtgtgtgtgtgtgtgtgtgtgtgtgtgtgtgtgtgtgtgtgtgtgtgtgtgtgtgtgtgtgtgtgtgtgtgtgtgtgtgtgtgtgtgtttaagccgtcccggggagaggcggcgtgtttgcaatgactggacgaacgtttccgtcccttTGGAATCAAAGGGAAACCGAGTGtttataagccgctgttgtgtggatgctctacacacttttcttaagcagtcatgttggactgagccactctctcaagcagtcgtgttagactgacgtactttctctcgaagtcatgctagactgatgaactgcatgtaaatactgtaaataaacccttattcctcgttttcgatgagaagcattccttcccatcatcaacgtcctcagcgtggataagttcgacgacgacatgggccagctaccttctaattcatgcccgacgccaatcttgacaactgattacgagtgatgtgattgagcccccaatcctgacagggggtatgagccattgatgttGACAGTTTTCGACGAAATGTTCTGTTTGCTGAGcgtgtgattccaaagaatgtaagcaTTGCTCGCTTCACTTTCCTGAATGCTTGTAGCATCTGCCTATACGGCAgtggttatgagccattgcattttttttgctttttgttacTGGGGTACGAGTGCTTAGTGCTTAGTGCTTGGTCAGACattgatgatagttttctgtcgacggaTGCGAAAGaatcccgggatcctagccatatAGTTTCGCTGCAATAAAGGTGATGAACCGACGACAACTGTGTGTTTATGTTGGAGTTCACGTCCGCACTTACGTGTATTATCTACCATACTGGGCCGCCTCGACTTTTCATTATACATGGTGCCGGTCAATCGTACAAGACAACAGCCGACCGCCAGCATCCGCAAAGTTGGCGGAAGAGGTAAAGAACAGCTGCGCTTTATATACGCTTTGCTCATGCTACCCAGTCGTTGGCCAATACCTGCACAGTGGCCTCGCGATATTAGTTTCCACAGCGTGTTAGCGGAATACGAAATCTACATGTTACGCTCTGCTATCTCATCAAGCATCTGAGAAGCACGAGCCCAAGTGCTAGGCTTGGTCACACTTAAGTGATATAAATCTGGAACTTTATTGCAGTAATGCTGTAAATTCGAGCGAGTAGAAAATGAGTAGCATGATAGTGTGTACCAAATTCAAAAAACTGTCGGGGGGACACCCTACGTATCATGTGTTTGCGACTTGCAACTGCCTATACCTTCATGCAGGATTGACCGAGCCAGGCATTGCATTAAGGTGCAATTACAGCCTTTAGTCCCAGCTATCTCTCTGGTAAGAACGAAACACGGTAACAGCGCCTTCGCGTCATTAGATGAATTTAATGTCCTATCGACTCCCTGAGTGAAACGCAGCCTATAGCCGTGGTTCTTCCGTGAACAGCTCCTTGAACCTAACGTCCAGCTGCTGCGCCAGCTTGTCCACGAATTCGAAGGTGTTGAGGTAGTCCCTCCGGTCGACCTTGCCGAACCCCTTGACGCACGACGCCAGGTCCTTGGTCATGAAGCCCGACTCGACCGTGTCGAGGCACACCCGCTCCAGACACCTGGCGAACGCGATGAGCTTGGCGTCGCCGTCGAGCTTTCCCCGGTGCGCGAGCCCCTTGGTCCAGGTGTACACCGAGGACAGCGCGTTGGTGGAGGTCTCCAGCCCCGCGGTGTGGCGCCGGTAGTGCTTGGTGACGGTGCCGTGCGCCGCCTCGGTCATCGTCGTCTTGTTGTCGGGGCAGATGAGCACGCTCGTCATGAGCCCCAGCGAGCCGAAGCCCTGCGCGACGAAGTCCGACTGGATGTCGCCGTCGTAGTTCTTGCAGGCCCACACGAAGCCGCCCTCCATGCGCAGCGAGCGCGCCACCATGTCGTCCATGAGCCGGTGCTGGAAGAAGATGCCCTTCTCCATGTAGCGGCTCTTGTACTTCTTCTGGTAGAGCAGCTCGAATATGCCCTTGAAGCGGCCGTCGTACTTCTTCATGATGGTCTCCTTGGTGCTCAGGAACAGCGGGTAGCCGCGCTGCAGCGCGAACTGGAAGCAGCAGTACGCGAACTCGGTGATGGAGCGGTCCGTGTTGCACATGGCGGCCGCCACTCCCAGCGTGTCGTCGAAGTCGTAAATCTGTTGCGAATAGAACGAAGAATCAGTTAGAAATGCAACTTACTTTGTAAGAGTGGAGCGACAAAATTGGGGCATCCAACACGCACATGAATCTTCGCGCGATACAGGGACATCGAGAATGTAGCAAAAACATCTTTTTTATTATTGCAAGCTGCGATGAATATACGATGTTCCTTTATACGTGTCAACAATGGCATTAACATAAACTGTCAATAATATAATGAGAGCACTGTATTTTAGAAAATTACCGTATATATATTTCAGTTTGTTAGAACTGTTCAAATGCTGCCCATTTTTGCAGTCTACACTTTTCGAAGTCTTTTGACGGAGTATATTCGGGCAGCATCTTTGGTCCGACTGCGTCAATAAATCCAAAAAGTCGCAATATACATAATAATTGTTTGTGAACACAGATAACCCACTGATCAGTGAAGCCTCGGATATGCTCTTCCGAAGACGCCTTTTCGATTTTCGACATGGACACGAAGCTTATTTGACCTGCAAGGGCGCCTCACCAGGTCCCATCGGAAACTGCAGTTATACACtggaagtggttaagtgccgtccaggtagtgttctaccgcaagaattttttcaaattggttcatcgTTAGAGGAGATGGGATAAAATAAAACGGCGCGCGTCGTCATGCTGCCAGGGGCCGAGCTTCACAGCCAAACTACGCTTTCAGCTTTTTCCTCGTCTAGCGCCCGCAAGCGACATTTTTTCGCTGCcattgcccgccgtggttgcgtagtggctatcgtgctgggctgctgagcacgaggtcgcgggatcgaatcctggccacggtggccgcatttcggtgggggcgaaatgcgaaaacacccgtgtgcttagatttaggtgcacgttacagaagtCGAGGTGGTCCAGACTTCGACGTGCCTCACCATCAGGTTTTGGCAGGCAAAACCCCTTAATTGCATTTTCCCCCTCCCTGCCTTGTCCCATACTGGGGCCGAGGAACCGCGTCACATTTAAGTAATCGCTTacgtctttttctt
This Dermacentor albipictus isolate Rhodes 1998 colony chromosome 1, USDA_Dalb.pri_finalv2, whole genome shotgun sequence DNA region includes the following protein-coding sequences:
- the LOC135901444 gene encoding isocitrate dehydrogenase [NADP] cytoplasmic-like is translated as MACHIASIDTAPPLYDRLSLAPMEKLKCGPVVEMRGDDMARVVWDLVREKLIVPYVDADLRVFDLSIEHRNQTNDTVTLEATEALKTHNVGVKCATITAEKDVLEKYHLKRMWMSPNAAIRNALGGAVFREPIVCRNIPPLVKQWRKPIIIARHAFGDQYNCKDFVVPGPGTLQVNYSPTIGAPYHLDIYDFDDTLGVAAAMCNTDRSITEFAYCCFQFALQRGYPLFLSTKETIMKKYDGRFKGIFELLYQKKYKSRYMEKGIFFQHRLMDDMVARSLRMEGGFVWACKNYDGDIQSDFVAQGFGSLGLMTSVLICPDNKTTMTEAAHGTVTKHYRRHTAGLETSTNALSSVYTWTKGLAHRGKLDGDAKLIAFARCLERVCLDTVESGFMTKDLASCVKGFGKVDRRDYLNTFEFVDKLAQQLDVRFKELFTEEPRL